The following proteins come from a genomic window of Amphiura filiformis chromosome 16, Afil_fr2py, whole genome shotgun sequence:
- the LOC140172678 gene encoding uncharacterized protein: MASVVIPKIETELVTDDVKSVCGICLSDLQYPSTLPCLHAFCLNCLQDWARHVSGRVTCPKCRDEVCLKSAASREATGLVTPSQSPTPSRRSSTSRGRYRSRGQQVELCATCNRPENEVIARCQLCNGLCKQCMSRHKTLYQGIQQHMVHIPADIRKGDKSSLSPKKRWILEDVFGDDDGGLTNARNVVHTASGYYATTDCNNASLVKIFNRYGEFKFSFDTKVDQDPISVPYGIVIDSEGRFFVTDESPCVKVFNSDGVPLYQFSAVSPVGKPSTEEPTWILGLAINTAGEILVGETRQMYISIHQQDGRHVSSLKVTIKPHYIATTSDNDIIVSSGRDNVILVVDVKGNHLHSITSHSGRLQTSWTPKGVCCNTLNEVFVADATIGHEGIYRYSVNGKHMGCVTRNVSNPHGIYLTTDGKRLAVAEDTRIKVFKWKSV; encoded by the coding sequence ATGGCCTCCGTTGTTATACCAAAGATTGAAACTGAACTTGTTACAGACGATGTCAAATCTGTTTGTGGTATATGTCTCTCAGACCTCCAATATCCCAGCACGCTTCCTTGTCTTCACGCCTTCTGTTTAAACTGTCTTCAGGATTGGGCAAGACATGTTAGTGGACGTGTCACGTGCCCTAAATGTCGTGATGAAGTCTGTTTGAAGTCTGCTGCATCTCGCGAGGCAACGGGATTGGTTACTCCTTCACAATCACCAACACCATCAAGGCGATCCAGCACCAGTAGGGGAAGATATAGATCTCGAGGGCAGCAAGTGGAACTGTGTGCCACCTGTAATCGCCCTGAAAATGAAGTCATTGCAAGATGTCAGTTATGCAATGGGTTATGCAAGCAGTGTATGTCAAGACATAAGACTCTGTACCAAGGAATACAGCAACACATGGTGCATATACCAGCTGATATACGTAAGGGTGACAAATCGTCTTTGAGCCCAAAGAAGAGATGGATACTAGAAGATGTTTTTGGAGATGACGATGGTGGTCTTACTAATGCTCGTAATGTTGTTCACACAGCATCTGGATATTACGCGACTACCGATTGTAACAATGCATCATTGGTTAAAATCTTCAATAGGTACGGTGAGTTCAAGTTCAGTTTTGACACTAAGGTAGATCAAGATCCCATATCAGTTCCTTACGGCATTGTTATCGACTCAGAAGGGCGGTTTTTTGTTACAGATGAAAGTCCTTGTGTCAAAGTTTTTAACTCGGACGGAGTGCCTCTCTATCAGTTTTCTGCAGTATCTCCAGTTGGGAAACCATCTACTGAAGAACCTACGTGGATTCTGGGATTAGCCATCAATACAGCAGGAGAGATACTTGTTGGTGAGACAAGACAAATGTACATTAGTATCCACCAACAAGATGGCCGACATGTGTCCAGCTTAAAGGTGACTATTAAACCTCACTACATCGCTACAACTTCTGATAATGATATCATTGTCAGTTCTGGACGTGACAATGTGATCTTAGTTGTCGATGTTAAAGGCAATCATCTTCACAGCATAACATCTCATTCAGGACGGCTTCAAACGTCGTGGACTCCCAAAGGAGTCTGTTGCAATACCCTCAATGAAGTCTTCGTCGCAGATGCCACTATTGGACACGAAGGAATCTATCGGTATTCGGTGAATGGTAAACATATGGGCTGCGTCACTCGGAACGTGAGTAACCCTCATGGAATATATCTGACTACAGATGGAAAGAGGCTGGCAGTAGCTGAAGATACTCGAATCAAAGTGTTCAAGTGGAAGTCCGTATGA